The following are from one region of the Cyanobium gracile PCC 6307 genome:
- a CDS encoding branched-chain amino acid transaminase — MHQFLPYAWFGGQCVPFAEATLSVATHALHYGTGAFGGMRALPNPADTSEILLFRADRHARRLSQSARLLLTELPEETIHKAIHAFLQANRPTCPIYLRPFVYTSDLGIAPRLHNIQTDFLIYGIEMGDYLSPEGVSCRISSWCRQEDRSLPLRGKISGAYITSSLAKTEAVKSGFDEALLLNSRGKVSEASGMNLFIVRDGVLITPGVDQDILEGITRASIMELARSMDIPVLERAVDKTELMIADEVFLSGTAARVTPVRRIESTDLSSHRPVMERLRDRLTAITEGRDPSYDHWVTRIRIDA, encoded by the coding sequence ATGCACCAGTTCCTGCCCTATGCCTGGTTCGGCGGACAATGCGTCCCCTTTGCCGAGGCGACCCTCTCGGTGGCCACCCATGCGCTGCATTACGGCACGGGCGCCTTCGGCGGCATGCGGGCCCTCCCCAACCCCGCCGACACCAGCGAGATTCTGCTGTTCCGCGCCGATCGCCATGCCCGCCGCCTCAGCCAGAGCGCCCGGCTGCTGCTGACGGAACTGCCGGAGGAGACGATCCACAAGGCTATCCATGCCTTTCTGCAGGCCAACCGGCCCACCTGTCCGATCTACCTGCGGCCCTTCGTTTACACCAGCGACCTCGGCATCGCCCCGCGCCTGCACAACATCCAGACCGACTTCCTCATCTACGGCATCGAGATGGGCGACTATCTCTCGCCCGAAGGTGTCAGCTGCCGGATCAGCAGCTGGTGCCGCCAGGAGGACCGCTCCCTGCCCCTGCGGGGCAAGATCAGCGGCGCCTACATCACCAGCTCCCTGGCCAAGACGGAAGCGGTCAAGAGCGGCTTCGATGAAGCCCTGCTGCTCAACAGCCGCGGCAAGGTGAGCGAGGCCAGCGGCATGAACCTGTTCATCGTCCGGGACGGCGTGCTGATCACCCCGGGGGTCGATCAGGACATCCTCGAGGGCATCACCCGGGCCAGCATCATGGAGCTGGCGCGCTCCATGGACATCCCCGTGCTCGAGCGCGCCGTCGACAAGACCGAGCTGATGATCGCCGACGAGGTGTTCCTCAGCGGCACCGCCGCCCGGGTCACCCCGGTGCGCCGGATCGAATCCACCGACCTCTCCAGCCACCGCCCCGTGATGGAGCGTCTGCGCGACCGCCTCACCGCGATCACGGAGGGCCGCGATCCCTCCTATGACCACTGGGTCACCCGCATCCGCATCGACGCCTGA